The Natronosporangium hydrolyticum nucleotide sequence ATCGCCGAAGCCGCCTGCCATCTGGTCGGGGCGAAGTACGGCGCGCTCGGGGTGATCGGGGCCGACCGGCGGCTGGTCGACTTCATCACCTACGGCATCTCCCCGGAGGAGCACGCCGCCATCGGTGACCTGCCGGCCGGCCGGGGGGTGCTGGGGTTGCTGATCGAGGAGCCGGTGCCGGTGCGGATGGCCGACATCACCCAACACCCCCAGTCGTACGGGTTCCCGCCGCACCACCCACCGATGCGCAGTTTCCTAGGCGTCCCGATCCATATCCGCGACCAGGTCTTCGGCAATCTTTACCTGGCCGAGAAGAAGGGCGCGGCCGAGTTCAGCGAGGACGACGAGGCGATCGCGGTGGCGCTGGCGGCCGCCGCCGGGGTGGCGATCGAGAACGCCCGGCTATACGAGGTGGCGACCCGCCGGGAACGCTGGCTCGCCGCCTCCTCCGAGATCACCACGATGTTGCTCGGCGCGGTCCACCGCACCACCGCCCTGCAGCTGATCGCCGACCGGGCGCAGCAGGTCGGGGAGGCGGAGCTGGCGCTGGTGCTGCTCTTCGACGAAGAGAGCCGCTCGCTCACCGTGGAGGTGGCCGCCGGGGACGGCGCCGAGGCGTTTATCGGCGCCGAGGTCTCGGTTACCGATTCCGCATTCACCCCGGTCGTGATCGAGCGACAGCACCAGGTTTTGGAGAACCTGGGCAAGGCCGCGAGCTGGCCGGCGCCGGCCCCGGCCGGGCCGTCGCTGCTGGTGCCGCTGGCCGCGGGCGAGACCATGCACGGGGTGCTGGCGATCGCCCACCATGCGGGCACCCAGTGGCGCACCGGCGACGAACTGCCGATGCTCACCACCTTCGCCGGTCAGGCCGCGCTCGCGCTGGAGCGGGCGCAGGCGCTGGAGGAACGGGAGACGCTGCTGGTGCTGGAGGACCGCGAGCGGATCGCCCGGGACCTGCACGATGTGGTGATTCAGCGGCTCTTCGCCACCGGGTTGCAGCTGCAGACCGCGGCCCGGATCTCCCACAAGCCGGAGGTGGTCGACCGGGTCACCACCGCGGTCAACGACCTGGACACCACCATCCGCGACATCCGCACCGCCATCTTCGAACTTCGTACGCCAGCGGTGGCGACACTACGCAGCGAGTTGCACGCCACTGTGGAGGCCGCGGCGGAGATGCTCGGGTTCCGGCCGATGATCGAGGTGACCGGGCCGGTCGACGCGGCGGTCGCCGACGAGGTTCGTCCGGACCTGCTGGCCGTGGTCCAGGAGGCGCTGTCGAACGTGGTCCGCCATGCCCAGGCGACGCAGGTCACGGTGGCGGTGACGGTGGCGCCGACCCAGATCGAGGTGTCGGTACACGACGACGGGGTC carries:
- a CDS encoding GAF domain-containing sensor histidine kinase, with amino-acid sequence MPEHPSLGLGPLSRVRLDELLAELLDRVGDVLDSRERIRALLDAVVGITQDLDLHNTLERIAEAACHLVGAKYGALGVIGADRRLVDFITYGISPEEHAAIGDLPAGRGVLGLLIEEPVPVRMADITQHPQSYGFPPHHPPMRSFLGVPIHIRDQVFGNLYLAEKKGAAEFSEDDEAIAVALAAAAGVAIENARLYEVATRRERWLAASSEITTMLLGAVHRTTALQLIADRAQQVGEAELALVLLFDEESRSLTVEVAAGDGAEAFIGAEVSVTDSAFTPVVIERQHQVLENLGKAASWPAPAPAGPSLLVPLAAGETMHGVLAIAHHAGTQWRTGDELPMLTTFAGQAALALERAQALEERETLLVLEDRERIARDLHDVVIQRLFATGLQLQTAARISHKPEVVDRVTTAVNDLDTTIRDIRTAIFELRTPAVATLRSELHATVEAAAEMLGFRPMIEVTGPVDAAVADEVRPDLLAVVQEALSNVVRHAQATQVTVAVTVAPTQIEVSVHDDGVGAADIAERSGLVNLRERAQRHGGAFSVGQGTPRGTVLEWSVPR